A segment of the Calonectris borealis chromosome 10, bCalBor7.hap1.2, whole genome shotgun sequence genome:
aatattttaaatacttcgaTAGCACGCAACTCAGAGCACCTGAGAGGCAACTGGTGTGGTTACTGCACTCTTGCACCGATCAGTTTAGAAAGTCTGGTATGCTCTTGGTTTTACGGGAGTTTGCTGTGATAGATATAAATTCTTAACAAATGTAGGGTGTACTTTTAAGTGTAACAAAAGCTCTTCGTCATGGAGGTTTTGCAAAGTCTGAGACGTGTAAGATTTGAAGGAAAGTCTGAGGCTGGATAGCGCCTCTTTATTACAAAACACTTAGTGAGGCAGAATGGGAATGAATACGGATTGTTAAGCTACGTGATCCAAGGCGTGCAGACATTAAATGGGTACCACTGATATTAAAGTACACTTACTTCATGGTCATGGTTTCTTAGACCGATACTGATAGACCGGCTAGCTCTGGAAATAGCTGCTGTCATTGCATATAAATTAATAACGATATCTGCCACTCTCTTCAGAACCAACTGCTCATCCACTATTGTCTAGAAGAGTAAAAATGATTATTAGCTTGTAGTTCGTCAGTTTAAAACTttaaccaaacattttttttcatactttgtaTTTAGGTTCATACTTATTTAGCATAGACAGGTAAGTTGTTTCATAGGATTTCTACCCTAAGTCAGAAAGATTTGGATTAACTATGCTCTGCCTTTTAACAATTTTGGATTAACGATGTTTAAACTACTAAGTTTTGGATTAATTATCTTCCACCTTTTAACAGTCTTTCAGGCTGCAGCCAACAGTAAAATTGCTGCATCTTGAAATCACGTCGGTAAATTCACTGACATTGAAGTACCAAATATATTAAGCCTGTTCAAAAGATGTATTAGTTAAAGTGGAAAGCGGCGGGGCCTAGTCTGATAAGCATTCGCAGAGCACATCAGATCAACAAAATTGAAAATCCAGGGTGCTCTAAGTTCAGTCTCTCCTATTTTAACTACACCACTTTGCATGGCGTAATTACAGATTCATTTGCTGTACAACATGGACGAATAGCATGAATTCAAAAACTGCTGGTACAGCTCTTCATTTGGGAACAGGGAAATGGGCTCCAGTGACTGCTCACAGCAAGTACTTAAAAACAAGTCACTGGAGCAGGCAGGACTTGTGCTTACAGAGGtagaagaaaacaacaaattCACTgagattggttttgtttctttgtttgtttgtttttgaaacagaAGTTGTCCATTACATCAAGTGTagaatttcagtgtattttctcaTATTCGACAGAAACGTGTTGTGTAAAGGAAGTCCTGGCTCTTGCTATACACACAGTCCACTCTAGAGTCTAGCGAGGCCAATTCGGTTGAGAATAAACTATTCAGTAACGAcgataacagaaaaaataatagctACCTTGCCAAACCTACTTAGCAGGCCTCTCACTGTAGTTCCAAAATAATAAGTGTTTTCTTCAAGTTTCTTGCCACTTTCCTatacaataaaacagaaaatacaacaaTTTGAGCAGTCCCCGGCGGGAAGAACAAGCACACCTCTCGGAACAGGACACGCAGCTAAACCAGCAGCGCATTCCAGGGAAGCACCTCTGGGGAAGTACGAGCTACTCCTGTGCAGCCCAGCCAACACACCAAGAGCTCGGGCGACGCCACCTCCTGCATGAGAAAGCAGTGGCTCTGCCCCCACAGTCCTGGGCCGCTGTGGTCTGGCTGCAGGCGGCCGGCATTTCCCATGGGTTTAGTAGCCAAGACACACATTAGAATTCTCAACTAGAGCACAAAACTCGTTTTCCTCTTTTAAGTAGCCAAGACTGAAGTTTAGCAGTCTGGAATCAATTCTGAGCGATCAAAATGAAGGAACAACGTACACTAAAAGCTGAACAACCAGCAGGCAATTCTGTTGAAGAAGCTAACGATGTAAGCCCCAAGATGCGCACAAGAACGAACTTCCCTCTCTAAAAAATGGCCGTTCAATTTTCTGCTAAATACAGCGTTTATTATCAACGTCTAGTCACTGACCAGAAGTCCCTGTTAAGATGATCTTTCAccattttacatctttttcttccCAGCTAAGAAGGAGGGAGAGTTTGCCTATTTACCTAAAAGGAATGGGATTATAAAATGTTGATtcttttctgagggaaaaatcaCGGTTTAGATGCAGCCTGGTATCCTGAAGCCCAACTAATACTAGATTTTCTCTTGGCAAGTactgtttttttaacatttatccGGTTTGCTGCTGAAAGCCAGATAGGCATTattctttttcaataaaatatgcaTTATAATTTTCTAAATTTTACTTTTGGTGACTTTCCAGTATAGTCTTTATGCTTATGCAAGCACTAGTTGGAAAAATTCTTCTGCAACATTTAGTTCTGCACAGCAAACCTAATTCTTATTCTAAGTGCTGCAGGTTATGAAAACCCTGAAAATCAAGATTATCTGGTACTACTGTGTGAATTCACCAACAGTCTGAAGTTTAGCAGTCTGCAATCAATCCTGAGCGATCAAAATGAAGGAATGATGTACACTAAGTTGAACAACCAGCAGGCAATTCTGGTATTAAGTAGGAAGAACATTTCCAGTGTCATATTTGGCCTTTATTAATTCATGAACGCAACTAATTAACGATGCTGATTCTTGTGATACGAGTAAATGGGTTTGAAGCTATTTAGAGGAAGTTCGAATCTAGTGTGTCAGCTAGGTCAGAATTACCGTAGTTAAAACAATCCACCCATGTGCTCTGGTGGCACTGCAGAACACGGCGTATTTACCCGAAGGAGGTGCTGTATTGTTAAGCTTCCTTTTGTGAACTGAACAGTATTAGCAAATCCTAGCAAATCCTCTTACCTGGGTGCCTGAAATAGCTGACCTGGAGGACAGGTATACTGATAGAACAGTGAAAGTAGTTTTGTTACAGTTTTTCAAATCACTAACAAAACATCATAGGAAAACCATACCTTACCTTTTCTCTATTAACAGAACATTCATCTTTGGTCATAAAAATTATTTAGTAAGTGATTGATTAAGCAAGTATGTATATATAGTTCAGAGAAATTCTTACCTAAAACCATGTTActattaaacaggaaaaaatagtgGTTTTTAACTGAGCTTATTATGAAGGGCAGCAACAGACCATTACAAAGACTTCAATACTGTGAAAGCTCAATTTATATAAATTACTAAAAAGGATATAAACCTGGATTTGGTACAAATACAGACTTAGAACAGTCTTCATTCTACCTTCATGTGTACCCATGTAATACCTATAACTAAGTCCTTACCCCTGAAATGGTATAAACATCTGCTTAAATTTGTAAATCTCACTGTTCCTAAGTACAcgctttgttttaaataaatagggTATCAGGTTGTGACAAGCAGTGCAGGGAATCAAACATGAAAGACCAGTGTCTGGACCTGGTCAAAGAGCACCGTGTCCCCCTTCCCCTTACCTGGAGGCTGGGATGCACCACTCCACGATCACCAACTAGCCCATAATCCACTTTTCTGCCCATCGTGTCCCGTAATTTGCTTAGAAACTCCCCCAGTGCCACTCCCACATTTCCTTTCTTGATTTCTCTAAAATGTTGGGAAAACAAACAGCTGTTAAAGGCCATTTCCTGGTTTGCAAGGGAAGCTTCAGGAGTTCAGATAACCCGTTGGGATTGTAAATGCTCTACCAAAACACCTGCAGTTTGTGTATGAATCATCAAGTCTTTTGATCCATTTTACTATGAAATCTGGAGAATTATTATACAGCCTTAAATGTATACAACATGGTTCATCTTCAGTTCCTCTCAAAAATACTCAAATTCCAGAGACCAGTATATACACTCAGTATGTACGATATAGCTGTCTTACCAATAAAACTTTGTTATAAAATCTTAtgttataaaattttaattactgGTCTTTTAAGAAGGAGTTTTACACAAGCTGGAATTATAAGGTGAGATAAAATAAATCCAAGATTCCTAAATACATAAAACatccaattaaaaagaaaaaaaaaaaaccaaaacaaaaagcccccaaCCCCATAACACTGAACTGCCTTTTTAGACAAGATAATACAttcagaaatactgcatttttttccctacGGTTTCCCCCCTTATCTCCAGTTAAACAGTTATTAGATTCTGTTTAGTTTATTAAAAACtattagaaataaataagaacataCTTAATTTTGTCAGTTAAGATTTTGCCTGCGTATTGCATACCCGTCAAAGCAATATACAGTCGCAGAATTTCATTTGTTCCCTGTAAAAAACATAACATAAAGTGATGTCACTATCAAGTAcaaagtatttttagtatttcaaaaATCTAGATATGCTGTGCTAAtattttctatactttttttcctaaaactgctTTTAATGTCTAAATAACTTATGTGCTGTGCTTTTCCTTGAAATGTTCTAAAATGCATTTGGACTCGTAAGATAAAATTCTTTTGAGAGCTCTGTGCAAGACAAAAGATGATCATCACTTGTAAGGAAAACAGACTTATGGCAGAAACCGCGCTGCCAGGTGAGTTTGCCTGAAGCGGCTGCAGAAGCTGGGGAGGTAGAGGACATACGGCTGCAGAGGGTCAGGGATGCTGGAAGCAAGGAACGAAGACTAAACACTctactaattaatttttttttgaagtatatgTATAATTTTGAAGACAGGTTCTTTAGTTAACTAGAAAGTTTACAGTATTAATGAATGTTTTCCAAGCAGGTCTGTATTCCCAGTCTTCCCTTTCTATTGGTCTAGTATTAAAAGATTACTCTTCATCCATCCATAAATGTTTGCTATCTTTTGCTTTATCTCAATTATAAATTCTGATTTCATGTAGCTGTGAAGAAGTTAAGCCTCTCATTATTAACATTCATATGTAtcacaacaaaaaagaaaccagacTAAATGCATTTTGAGTAAAAAGTAAGTAAGTTCTGCATTGTTCCAGTAAAGGAACGTTTAAATAGGTGTAAAACTGCGCACTATGCCTGTTTGGAAAGCAAGTGCAGACCAAGAAATTAAGATGATACTGTACAATTTGATGTCTGGGAATCCTTTATATGATTGATTGTTTAATATAGATGGCTGAAGAATAAAGATCAAAACACAGAAGGCTGGTCACAGATGAAAAGCACCCCGAGTGTTAGACCAGTGTCAAAACTGTAATGACCCCGTGACAGGCCAAGTGACAGAGGGGCTACAGTGCCAGAAGAAGTACTCATCTGTCCTTGAGACGAAGCAGGACGTTTTGGGGGGGCACACCCACAGCCCAGCCTACCCACTGTTGTTGGGCAACAGAAGCAGATCCTGGACAAGGAAGAGTCTTCAGAATTCTGTCCTCGGCTGCAGCAAACTGCATTTATCTGACCTGCCTGCAGGTCCCTTACAAACAGCCAAGATAAACAAGGTAAGCACAGCCTTCTTGTTTTAGCAGAAGAGTAACTTTCTATACCTGTTGGGATCAGTGAGAAAAATGAGCTGAATTACAGGAATTCCAGCGGCGtcgtgttttggtttttttaaataagacttcCTATAACCTGTCCAATGTGAAAGGTCGTCTCTGCTTCAACCAGTCTAGAAAGTGGTTTTGATTTTACTATTCAGAATGTCCGTCGGATTCATAAACATCAACCCCACAGGATGTAGGAGGATGCCCTTACAGGttggctggttttgctcttcaACCAATATTGGAATTGACTCTTCCTACTTACACGAGATAAACACACACGTATTTGCCAGAGCAGCTGGGTGGCTGCTGTGCACTGAACCGCAGTTTGAAAATTCTTGCTTGCAGTGATTTGCAGTTGAGATATTTGCTGTCCTGACACCAGGAGGTAAATGATCATTTCTAAATGGTCCATCAAGAAAAATCAAGCCTGGAAATCTGGCTCAGATGTGCAGATGAATGGCCACTGATAATCCAACTTGGAAACAGTAGATTTCgcagccaactttttttttaaaataaatgcatatcaaTAAGTTAATTAAACTTCTAAATTAATCTTTTGTGTGTTTCCCTACTTCCCTTGTGAGAAGCACGCAAGAGGAAAGGTTACTCAAGTCTAGGCACCAACAGAGTAGCTTAGCcgcaaaaaaaaatagaaaatcctATTAgagaaagctgtttaaaaattaaacctttgCCCATACCTCTCACCAAATCCTATCACTTATATTAGTACAGATACATGAgaataaaaacagcagaaaggtTTCAAAGTAGGCTTGATACAAAGCAAGATGGCCAGCTTCATTCTCATGAGGCTCTTGCTTAGGCAGACACAGGACTCCGATTTCATCATGAGTCAGCATATGCAATTACAACTATTTACTGAACATAAACTGATGAGTTACTCTTCTCAACTAAAACAGTTTTAGGCTTTTACGCTAATTTAGAATCCTTTAGTCtgttcaaaacaacaacaaacccaagcCATGAACTGGGACTGTTTTTTCTCATGACAGTGTATTTAAAACAGCTGCATATGTTGTTAAAAACATCCAGGAAGTTTctaaatatttaagaagaaacTGTATATACACTaccagtgtgtgtatatatatacacacacaacgGTATTACCGATTTGTTCTTCCCAGAGACACAGCTGGTGCCAGTTCCTTCTGTAACTCAGACTTTATGGTTAGTCTATAAAAGCTGTCGTATTTTATTATAGGAAAGTACTATCCGTATCTCCAAAGAAAACAAGATTAGTTCTTCAGTCTTACTCTATTACAGACTTTGCAACTAAACGAATGAAGGCCTATTCAACTGAATACTCGGGTTTCAGCTCAGGTTTACAGTAGAACAGTATCTTCATACTTGCCTCAAAAATCAGAAGTATCCTAGCATCTCTGAGATAGCGTTCATAGGGGTAATCTTTCATATAGCCAAGGCCTCCAAGAATTTGCAGTGCTTCGCTTACGCAAGCCCACGCGCCTTCAGAACTGAGCACCTGCCGTTGGAACAGTATTTCAATCACCATGCTACGCAGTAAATACATAATACGTTGCTCCATTATGGTATCTACGTGACATTGCTGCAATATTTTGCACTGCTGTTAAAATAGTCCTGTTTAAAGCTTGCCTGAAGTAGTACCCTTACGGCTCAGGGTGGATACTTCGGTCAAACTCAAATGGTTTCCTTGCAATCCGCAAGAACGTCTCTGTAAGGAAATACTCCTGGGAGAGTGACGGCCACAGACTGAAAGAAGAGCTGCAGCGGGTTGGTCGCTGCCCAGATTCACCGGAACACGCGTTCTTTTGAACTGACCGTGCCGCAAGGGACTGCCGAGGGGGGCTGAAGCTCTCTGAGCTCTCCTCGAGGTGCCTGcggccagcagcacccagccctaCGCCGCAGACGTGCCTTCAGCGACACTCCAGCAGAGAGGGCCGCACTCTTTCTCCACATATTCTGCAACCAATTCTGAGTTAAAGCCAGGACAGAAGCGCCTTAGCCAGGCCTGCAGCTGGGATCATAGCTGAGTGTCCTTTTACTCTTGCTACCGTGTCAGGCCACGTAAAAACAGAATTCAAGAGGACCACGGTATTCCAAACCTGTCGTATGCAGTTTTTATTTCGTATGGTGACAAAAACCTGAATCTGAGGTAATCAATAGCACGTGGGAAATAAGAGACAACAGAAATGTCTATTTTTTTCATCTAGCTGAGGTTTTTGTATCATATGTCTACATGTAATGCCTGAGCCTCTCAGCAATGTAGACTGAAAAACAGGAGAGGCATTAGTCTTTATTAGCTGAAAGCTGTAGGCAAGTCtttcaataaaattaattacCTTGACCATGGCTGCCTCCACGGAGCAGTCTGGAAACCCTGGCCTGTCCATCATTCCTGCAGTGAGGTAAGCCATACTCTCCATTACGTATGCTTTCACAGCCATAAAACAAAACTTCTCCTGTCAAACAATAATGCAAGGAATCACACAGGAATTAAGATGCAAAATCCCACAGTCAAGCCTGAAACCTAAGACCACAACTGCATTTTCATATGTTTAACATATTATCAAATACTAATTAATAAAAAGTACTACTGCAAAATAATCGcgaaaaacctaaaaaaaaggTATCTTTATTCATTTATCATTCTAGACATTTAAAAGATCAGTGTACAGAAGTCTGCACTAAGTTTACACAAATTTAATACCTCTAGCAATTTCTTCAAACCAAAAGTAGAGCCAGAAGAACCCCAATATAATCTATGTCCTTGCACTTAGTCAATACAAAGCACAGAGattttaagtttttcattttttattacctGAATTAATCCAAATTCGCTCAGTTTCTTATTGAATTGTTTCCTGGTACAAGCATACTCTGatgtcatttctttaaaaaaaaaaaaaacaaaacccatctcAGAACAGCAGAACTGTAACTGTGACAGACTATTCCTGCTGACAGCGTCTTTCTGTTGACTGACACTGCAGCCTACACCGAGTCAACCCCTCGCCGCTTCGGAAGCGGCAGCTTGTGAAACACACCCTCAAAATGACAGTGTTGATCAAATCTGGGAAAAGGCTTTTGAACAAGAATCTGAGGTGTGAACCCGTGCTCTTAGAGAGGGCACGTGTTAGCGCTAATTGATTAGAGGGATTTCTGTTACTATTTTGGGTAACTATTGGTAGAAACCAATTTTATTACTTGTTACTGTGTAAGCTTTGAGCCAGTTATTCAAGTTGGAAGTTTTAAGGGAGATTATGCCTTCTAAAAGCAACAGTATATACGTTATTCTCTCAGTAAGAATATTTTACCTCAGAAAAATTCAACAGAGGCAATAACTTTCCACTGTATGAACTGAAGAAACTTCAGTGTTTTACAGGCTTTtagtaaaaatttaaataaaaattattttaaagaagtcAAAGCATGTTATGACTGACAATATAGCGATGTTGTTATGATCAAGACTTGTGTTACTATTTTGAATTAACTGCATTATATACCTTATGCagatcagggtttttttgcatggcATCCAGCAATCCAGAACACCTAAGTCACCCACCTATCAATTTTTTAATCATTCCAGCAGATGCACTGCCCATGCTAAATCTTCCACTGTTTAGGATATTCATGGCAACCTGTGGAGAAAGTGAATGGGTTTTAGGCACTGTTGTTGCTGCAAAACTCCTTAGGCACGATGGTTTTTGCTACCTTGCTTCATGTTTTAGTGCTTTCCTGGGTTTCATTTGTCCCTGGAATACACCGGCCCTCATACTGGTCAGCACGGCATTCAGCATCCCAGCAATAATGCTTCAAAACTAGGCTTTTAAGGTGACCTCCCACATCTGATTTCATACTTGAAACAGTTTTCAGATACTGATGATCCAGTGACCTGGAAGTAATCCTCTATTCAAAATACATTAAGGTAAAATGtagataaaaatgtatttatctgcAACTAGACAAACAACATTCAAACTAGACAACACTGCTGCAGTTTATcagatgaagaagaaaaccagaatattGTTTAATCTGTGTACACAACAGCCAAATATAAAAATCTCCTCTGCAGCTGACCTGCAATGGGTGCTTTCCTGCTTCAGATACCCTTCAGCAACATGCAAGAAAAGGGAACAAGAACGAAAGGTGTAGAAATGAAATACAGATCAATAATGTACAAAAATAGACTCTGAAATCTAGTATTATTGTTTCTTAGCAGGAGAAACATGAGTGATTCAGTTCAAAGACTGTTAAGAAATTTAGCCAGAAGTCACTGTTCCTACATTTTAATTTGTGATAATTATCTGAAGAAGAAACCATAAAAATCTTCTTTTAGTATGTTTACTACATTAAAGAAGATTATTGCATTTAGCATTTAGGTCTGGACTTGCCTGCTGCAGAGGGAGTAAGAAAACTGAGAAGGACGACCAAGAACAGTTCTGCCAATCCACACATGACGTGTGTGACCTCAGAGAGGTTACCACAGCCAGGCGACCAGCGTTATCTTTACGGTGTCGCACTTCTCCGATGCGATGCCAGAGGCATTGCCGATGAAGAGAAGCCAATGCCAGAGGCAGCCTTTCAGTCTACTCCTCCCGTTATTTGCTTGTGCAATAATCTAACCCTGGAAAACCACCTGACGTCCACGGACCTTGGGCAGGATCTGGACTCTCCTCGAACCACTTCCTGTTAcactcatttctttctctcccctcctacATTGTCCACAATTCTggctgcagaaaacagcagaagacATTTCCCTGATTCAATTCAGAAGTTCTGTTGAAAAAGTTGCTCCCTTTTCTGAAGGGAACAGTATAccatgaaaaacattaaaaagccaaacaaatagTGGAACCAGCTCTGTAACTGTATTGAGAAGAAATACATACAAATCTGAGATTATGGCACGCTCGTGCACTGTGCCAGTGAAACCAATTAATACAAAGCACATAAGGTAAATGGAGAAGCCCGTCCTCCAGTATTCTTCAGTTTAGCAATGTTCATTATTACCAGTAAGGAAACTTCAGTTTCCACAAAAGTCTccttcagacttttaaaaatcatcagtAGTTATTTTTACTGCTTACCTTAAATCCCCCTCCGACTTCTCCAATTACATTCTCTATAGGCACCtttgtgttttcaaaatgtacttcacaagctgaaacacagagttAACAGCTGTTGAGTTATtatgtagaaatatttaaaagacattcaGGAACATAATTGACTCTTTTTGTAACAAGAAGTAAAGTTTTCCTAATGCACTGTTGATGACAGAATTACATATGCTTTGCCAAGTAAGTTAGAATTTGGGAAAAGACTGTAGTTGACATCAGTTACTGATGTAAAATATTCAAAAGATAATTAATGTACATTATATGAACAGAGAACTACAGTTTTGTCTCTATTTTAAGGAACTGATACAGCAGTCAAGTCCAAATGATAGACAGTGAAAAACTATAATCATCAGCAAGCTTCAGAAGAGCCTATGAAAACTTATTTCTAGATTAAAGCTACTCGGTTATCAAATCTGCCGAGTAATTTCTTTCACTGCATAGTTAGGGAAGCTTCACATGTGCAGAAAAGAATGAGACAATACGGATTTCTTATTTCAGACCCTGCATTGGGAAGGACTCATAGGAAAAGCTAGGTAAAGAAACATGAAACTTACACTGTTATATGGAATGGATATTGATTTGCCTCTGAATTCAGATGATctaaacaaattaaaacattaaaatattcaaacaatTTCTGTTAACAATTTTAAGCGATTCTTACTATTGGATCCTCGAATGCCTAACTTATCCTCAGGTTTCCCATGGGTGACTCCACCAAAATCCCGCTCTACAATGAAAGCAGTAATTTTGTCTTTCCGTTGTCCATCTTTATCAACAACCTCTGTCCTAGCAAATACTGTGAAAATATTGGCAAGGCCACCGTTTGATATCCAAACCTGTTTTGAGAGAGGAAAGATGTATAAGAAATGTATTTGTTCTGATTTTGTCAGCACTGTTCCTGTTTCATAATAGACCAGCTTCCcttaattgctgctgcttcccttaAAATTCTAACGAGTGTTCTGCTACTAGTTTTGCCTCTTGTGAACACATTTCCAAGGAAAGTTGACCACATAATGGTAAGTTTAGACCAACTATAAGAGTAGATTGTAATATAGATTTGAATTAAATGAAAATCCATGGTGCATTTTCACAAAAGCGGACTGACGGCAATGCTGCAAAAGACAAATATGCTCTCTATATTGTAACAAAGACCTGTCGTATTTCCAGTCTGGGAGTGGATACCTTGGAGCCATTTAATAAGAAGTATTTCCCATCTTCACTGAGGGTTGCTCTTGTCTGGATGGACGCAGCGTCACTTCCACTAAAAGCCAAAGAAGTTATTaatgtttaaagaaacaaacacgctttaaaaaacaaagctacatcttttttcctcttcccatccTTTAAAAAGGAATGTTTACAGTTGCATTAAATAGCAGCatataaattttaattcttaaCTAACAAGGAAACTTACTAGATTCAACAGCTCTAAAGAAATCTACTTAAGTTACCTGAGGGGCATTTCTGCTGATTAATACGTATGTTATCAATCTTATGATCTGACCAGAATGTTCAAAATGCCACGTAAGCAACTTTTTTGAGCTACACGTTGAGCTCTGTGAACATACACAATCACGTTTAAAACGCCTAAGTTGTTCCTCAAAAATCCGTTCCCTGGTTTTATATCCTAAGTGAAAAAAGgttcaacagaaatgaaaaataaatacgtGACAGTCTCCATCAATGAGCACTTGGGCACATCAAATACTTTCTACAGGAGCAAAATCAGCAGGTGAATTACAACAAAGCAATCAAAAGCTTACATTCTGTGATTGAAAGTTCACAAATCACCACCTTATTACGTAACGTAACAAGAAGCACATAATTGCCCCCTTGAAAGAAGTTTCCACAAATTAAAATGCCACAACGGCTCACTTTGGGCTTTCAGCTGAAGACGGTTGTTAAGTTCTTGGAACAGCCAGATCTCCGCTGGTATTTTAATAGGGTTAGATTTCTAAAACTCAGTTCTAAAAATGATTGCTTCTGTGCCCTAGAACTAAGGTCCCTAAGAAGACTGAACTTAAAGTTACCAAGACTAGCTATCTTTTTAAATAATACTGGGCTAAATAATGATGTTAGAAGAATTTCAGAACACGGTTAGCCCttggttttttcctgtgttttactTCCAAGTCCCTTCCATGGATCGCTTTGTTAAAATATCTGTGCTAGTTTACATTTTACCTGCAAGCGGGATAGCTTTTAGAGGGTCAAAAACTGGCTTAGGACTCTTGaataaacccccccccccgataGCTGGGAGGTATCTACAGCACAGCAACGTGAAAATCAGCAAGTAAATCAAATGCTCATTGCAAGCCATTCTAGCAGACAAGAATTCAGAAAAGGCAGTTTCAAACTATAGTTTTGTACGGACAAGCAAGATTCAACTTCAAACATTCAACTGGTCTCAGTCCTTCAATCAGTTTCCTTTACAATCACGTCGTAAACCATCTGCCTGTATGTTTCTAAGAAAACTACCTCTTCTGCATTAACAGAATTTGCAACATTAGCAACAGTCAATGAATAAACGTAATAAATACAACTTTATCTTTGAAATGAAGTTGCTGCTAC
Coding sequences within it:
- the ACAD9 gene encoding complex I assembly factor ACAD9, mitochondrial isoform X4; this translates as MSGLLLRALRAALPVPLTLPAVRRLRTAAPRPAFAKELFLGALRKEEVFPYPEISNEELQEINQFVGPVEKFFSEEVDSKKIDQDAKIPPETLKGLKDLGLFGMQIPEEYGGLGLSNTMYARLGEITSLDGSIAVTLAAHQAIGLKGILIAGTDEQKAKYLPRLASGEHIAAFCLTEPGSGSDAASIQTRATLSEDGKYFLLNGSKVSTPRLEIRQVWISNGGLANIFTVFARTEVVDKDGQRKDKITAFIVERDFGGVTHGKPEDKLGIRGSNTCEVHFENTKVPIENVIGEVGGGFKVAMNILNSGRFSMGSASAGMIKKLIEMTSEYACTRKQFNKKLSEFGLIQEKFCFMAVKAYVMESMAYLTAGMMDRPGFPDCSVEAAMVKGTNEILRLYIALTGMQYAGKILTDKIKEIKKGNVGVALGEFLSKLRDTMGRKVDYGLVGDRGVVHPSLQESGKKLEENTYYFGTTVRGLLSRFGKTIVDEQLVLKRVADIVINLYAMTAAISRASRSISIGLRNHDHEVLLTNIFCTEAYFKNNYAMAQLQKYADENLDDCIKKAAKQVLEKRAYICSHPLDRTF
- the ACAD9 gene encoding complex I assembly factor ACAD9, mitochondrial isoform X8, with amino-acid sequence MYARLGEITSLDGSIAVTLAAHQAIGLKGILIAGTDEQKAKYLPRLASGEHIAAFCLTEPGSGSDAASIQTRATLSEDGKYFLLNGSKVSTPRLEIRQVWISNGGLANIFTVFARTEVVDKDGQRKDKITAFIVERDFGGVTHGKPEDKLGIRGSNTCEVHFENTKVPIENVIGEVGGGFKVAMNILNSGRFSMGSASAGMIKKLIEMTSEYACTRKQFNKKLSEFGLIQEKFCFMAVKAYVMESMAYLTAGMMDRPGFPDCSVEAAMVKVLSSEGAWACVSEALQILGGLGYMKDYPYERYLRDARILLIFEGTNEILRLYIALTGMQYAGKILTDKIKEIKKGNVGVALGEFLSKLRDTMGRKVDYGLVGDRGVVHPSLQESGKKLEENTYYFGTTVRGLLSRFGKTIVDEQLVLKRVADIVINLYAMTAAISRASRSISIGLRNHDHEVLLTNIFCTEAYFKNNYAMAQLQKYADENLDDCIKKAAKQVLEKRAYICSHPLDRTF
- the ACAD9 gene encoding complex I assembly factor ACAD9, mitochondrial isoform X3 — protein: MNSFVWAEEEVFPYPEISNEELQEINQFVGPVEKFFSEEVDSKKIDQDAKIPPETLKGLKDLGLFGMQIPEEYGGLGLSNTMYARLGEITSLDGSIAVTLAAHQAIGLKGILIAGTDEQKAKYLPRLASGEHIAAFCLTEPGSGSDAASIQTRATLSEDGKYFLLNGSKVSTPRLEIRQVWISNGGLANIFTVFARTEVVDKDGQRKDKITAFIVERDFGGVTHGKPEDKLGIRGSNTCEVHFENTKVPIENVIGEVGGGFKVAMNILNSGRFSMGSASAGMIKKLIEMTSEYACTRKQFNKKLSEFGLIQEKFCFMAVKAYVMESMAYLTAGMMDRPGFPDCSVEAAMVKVLSSEGAWACVSEALQILGGLGYMKDYPYERYLRDARILLIFEGTNEILRLYIALTGMQYAGKILTDKIKEIKKGNVGVALGEFLSKLRDTMGRKVDYGLVGDRGVVHPSLQESGKKLEENTYYFGTTVRGLLSRFGKTIVDEQLVLKRVADIVINLYAMTAAISRASRSISIGLRNHDHEVLLTNIFCTEAYFKNNYAMAQLQKYADENLDDCIKKAAKQVLEKRAYICSHPLDRTF
- the ACAD9 gene encoding complex I assembly factor ACAD9, mitochondrial isoform X5 — encoded protein: MSGLLLRALRAALPVPLTLPAVRRLRTAAPRPAFAKELFLGALRKEEVFPYPEISNEELQEINQFVGPVEKFFSEEVDSKKIDQDAKIPPETLKGLKDLGLFGMQIPEEYGGLGLSNTMYARLGEITSLDGSIAVTLAAHQAIGLKGILIAGTDEQKAKYLPRLASGEHIAAFCLTEPGSGSDAASIQTRATLSEDGKYFLLNGSKVSTPRLEIRQVWISNGGLANIFTVFARTEVVDKDGQRKDKITAFIVERDFGGVTHGKPEDKLGIRGSNTCEVHFENTKVPIENVIGEVGGGFKVAMNILNSGRFSMGSASAGMIKKLIEMTSEYACTRKQFNKKLSEFGLIQEKFCFMAVKAYVMESMAYLTAGMMDRPGFPDCSVEAAMVKVLSSEGAWACVSEALQILGGLGYMKDYPYERYLRDARILLIFEGTNEILRLYIALTGMQYAGKILTDKIKEIKKGNVGVALGEFLSKLRDTMGRKVDYGLVGDRGVVHPSLQESGKKLEENTYYFGTTVRGLLSRFGKVLLTNIFCTEAYFKNNYAMAQLQKYADENLDDCIKKAAKQVLEKRAYICSHPLDRTF